Proteins encoded within one genomic window of Gasterosteus aculeatus chromosome 18, fGasAcu3.hap1.1, whole genome shotgun sequence:
- the LOC120808030 gene encoding techylectin-5B: MSLLSLNNPPGWGACSALCILIVLLPEAKADDLTPPTTTTAAQRNGGGSQCGGYTNQVMEDGMCRLVATLPQLDEQKCPDMFRCTDEVSYWLHQNEARKQQIAALKEIISGLQRELRNHRHRIHVLELQSEERNHLNTSLEQRLHELEHHYAEATTLLHLQSTLILDLQNHLHNLTVLVDDVKKSPGCLVNVPRPNPLMSAQEALRSDSVRNCPIDCASIYYNGVRRSGLYTVVPSRAGVPVEVYCDMDTDGGGWTVIQRRADGSLSFDRSWRDYRDGFGDLHSEFWLGNNHIHVLSTQGDYSLRVDLEDWSNVHKHALYQSFSVGDEEHRYRLRVSGFSGTAKDSFSWYHDKQGFSTPDSGNICAEISHGGWWYNQCFYANLNGVYYRGGRYTPKGRGPLGPDGIVWYSWRDSDYYSLRKVSMMIRPRSFRSHLTP; the protein is encoded by the exons ATGTCTCTACTGTCCTTGAACAACCCCCCCGGCTGGGGCGCCTGCTCTGCTCTGTGCATCCTCATCGTGTTGCTCCCGGAGGCCAAAGCAGACgacctgaccccccccaccaccaccaccgccgctcAGCGCAACGGCGGGGGGTCCCAGTGCGGGGGGTACACCAACCAG GTGATGGAGGACGGGATGTGTCGGCTGGTGGCCACACTGCCTCAGCTGGACGAGCAGAAATGCCCCGATATGTTTCGCTGCACGGACGAGGTTTCTTACTGGCTGCACCAGAACGAGGCGAGGAAGCAGCAGATCGCGGCGCTGAAGGAGATCATCTCCGGGCTGCAGAGGGAGCTGAGGAACCACCGGCACCGCATCCATGTCCTCGAGCTGCAG AGTGAAGAGAGGAACCACTTAAATACCTCTTTGGAGCAGCGTTTGCATGAGCTGGAGCATCACTACGCTGAAGCCACCACCCTGCTGCACCTTCAGAGTACCCTGATTCTTGACCTCCAG AACCACCTCCATAATCTGACTGTTTTGGTGgatgatgtaaaaaaaagccCCGGGTGCTTGGTCAACGTCCCCCGTCCCAACCCGTTGATGAGCGCCCAAGAAGCTCTGCGCTCAG ATAGTGTGAGGAACTGTCCCATAGACTGCGCCTCCATCTACTACAACGGAGTGAGGAGGTCAGGTCTCTACACGGTGGTGCCGTCGCGTGCCGGCGTGCCAGTGGAGGTCTACTGTGACATGGACACGGATG GCGGAGGCTGGACTGTGATCCAGCGGCGCGCCGACGGCTCCTTGAGCTTCGACCGCAGCTGGAGGGACTACAGGGACGGTTTTGGGGACCTGCACTCCGAGTTCTGGTTGGGCAACAATCACATCCACGTCCTGAGCACCCAGGGAGACTACAGCCTCCGCGTCGACCTGGAGGACTGGAGCAACGTGCACAAACACGCCCTCTACCAGAGCTTCAG cgtGGGCGACGAGGAGCACCGGTACCGTCTCCGCGTGTCCGGCTTCAGCGGGACGGCGAAGGACTCGTTCAGCTGGTACCACGACAAGCAGGGCTTCAGCACGCCGGACAGCGGCAACATCTGCGCCGAGATCTCCCACGGCGGATGGTGGTACAACCAGTGCTTCTACGCCAACCTCAACGGCGTCTACTACAGG GGAGGCCGTTACACCCCCAAAGGCCGGGGGCCGCTGGGCCCCGACGGGATCGTTTGGTACTCGTGGAGGGACTCGGACTACTACTCCCTTCGCAAGGTCAGCATGATGATCCGACCGCGCTCGTTTCGAAGCCATTTGACGCCATGA